The Bombus pascuorum chromosome 5, iyBomPasc1.1, whole genome shotgun sequence genome segment aacaaccAATGACGAGCAACTTTATGTAAGTTCTTTACTTTTACGATATATTCTTCAACTTATTGCTAATGGACATGcaattacaaaatcaaatacactattaagtaaaaaTGACTCTTCCATGAAACAACAAGATATTGTAGCTACAGGAATTTATCCTTCTGCAAGTATGATGAACCATTCGTGTGAtccaaatataattaacatgtaatcctgaaatttatttaatatctgtatatatgtatatatatttatatacttcaatatcaaatacatttgtcttattaaattttagcTTTGTGGGTCAATACCTTATTGTCAGAGCTTCAAGAGACATTGctcaaaatgaagaaattttcaacTGCTATGGTACACTATTTAAGAATATATCTTGTTTTAATTGTGCAAGGAACTTActaatatgataaaattgtcATTAGGGCCACATTATAGACATATGACAACAGAAGATAGacaaaagattttaaaaagtCAGTACTGTTTTACTTGTAAGTGTAAAGCATGCACTCTAccaaaattacaatattttatagtgAGTACAAAGACTATTTTCGATTTTTGAATCCAGTtttgttataatgtatatactGTGTCacattataattgtataataggATTATAATTACAGGAAAGATTTAATGCTGTGAAATGCCTGAAATGTAATGGTCcagtatgtaatataaaagattttatatattgctTGGATTGTGGTGACAAATCTCAAATTTATTCcccaaataaaataatacaagctaaagaaatttttgaagCAGCCCAAGTTTCTGTTGATTtaggaaaaacgaaagaagcactaaatatgttaaaaaaatgtttacatATTAGAAGAACAgtgttatacaaatataatgaTGATATTACAGATACATTAATTCTTATGGgagaaatatatacaacaaTGGGTTTGTATGCTCAAGgataatatagtaatacaataatgataaaattaatttttaggaCAATGGACAGATAGTATAACATGTATCGAAAACACACTAGCAacaacgagagaaaaattcgGTTCTTCTAGTATAGAACTTCTTAACCAATTAAATGATCTTACAGATATATGtcttatatatttagaaaagaaattaaatactaatacaaacacatataagtaaatatttttgcagttctctataaattataaatatttcaaagttataatatttgtgGCTTTTTGTTACAGAAAGATACTAAAGAAAactcaaaattatttaaatcaattaGAAGAAATTACCAATTTTAATTATGGATCGTGGAATAAAGTTTATGAAGAcataaaacaaaagcaaaagaaaatcgattattataatacgtaaaatttaaatgaataaataaacatattttataaaaatgtgtatatttattatttcatttatgtacttccttttttatgtattatgtatatatatatatggagaGAAATTTATCTTATCCAAAACAATGAATACATTCTAATAAAGCATTTCACGACATGCGTAACGAGATAATtgacaattttattacatatatttacgaaCATCAGTgacaaaaagatataaataaaatgtaactttACACATAAAGTAATAAACTGAGTGAATTGTAATATCTGTAAACaattttactttgaattaatattctttctttctttctttctttctcttatctCTTAGTATTCATTATGTtgtaagtaaaaaataatgaaatatgcttgaaatattctattttttcttgtatatttatgttaaGGATTTAAAGGTTATATGGCGTGACGTTGACTTGAGTCAGCCACACGTAGATATATGTGAGTAAATGAATGTATCTTTATTCTTGAATTATATCGATTTCAAGAGTATGAACGAAGATCAtactaataaaaaaagagtagGGGAGAAAAGGAATTATCAACCATAAAAATGACCGATTACATAGAGGAATATCTTGCTAACGTGGAAGAAAccagtaataaaatatgaaattgtttggTTAATTCATACGTTTTGACATAGCTATTTTTTCACGTTTGATTCATTTATTACAgatatttcacttttttcaCTTGTTACTGAAGATGGCGTAccaattagaaaattatttatcagcAACTTAGCAGAGAGggtttgtatatatatttttaatattataatgttttccTGAAATATACAAATCAGTATGTTTCAAATCTAACAACAAagtgtttcttttttagacATCATTTAGagatcttataaaattattttccaagtaTGGAAATGTTGAAAGTTGCTTCTTAAGAAGAAATCAAGGAAACAGTAACTATGCATTCATTACGTTTAACAGTGTAGAAGCAGCCGCAAGGTAAACTTCAATTCCAATAAACATGAAGATGAAATTACAAGTAAGAGGATTATAGTTTTGATGTTATATGGTGATTCGTAGTGCTAGATATGATGAAGGAATACGATTACACAACAGAGATTTAAGAGTCTTGGCAGCTGATTCGTGGCATCAACCAGATAGCATAGAAAATCAATGTTATAACATGAAAGATAAATCAAAATCtaacaaaatatcaaatgaaattgtatataattttgattacaTACAAGATGACATTACAGATACTAATATTCAAACATTAAATGATGATTGTTTAATAcacatttttcttcaattgCCAATTATAGATAGAATTAGAATAGAAAGAGGTAAGCacataaatctttttatagtattattattgttttaaattgtattttaatatttaaattttatttatatgtagttaggtatatatattatacacaaagtaaatacaaaattttttcaataattatagTGTGCAAAAGATGGAAAGCATTAAGTCAAGAGTCCTGGAGTAGTGTAAAAAGATTGGATATATCCATGTGGAGCTTATCTTGCTTAAAGCGAAGAGAAATTAGTACATGCACCATTCGCAAAGTATTACTGCGATGTGGTtcatatttaaacgaaataaatctgTCCATAGTATCATATCCTTTACGTCAGAGTACAGCAACTATTGTTGCGAAACTGTGTcctaatttacaaaaaatagaTATTACTGGTATTGTCATTTCTGCATCTGGTATCAATTCATTAATCAATAATTGTCATGGCATTACGAAATTTTGTCTTGGTCCTACCACCTACGTATGTGATATAGatctacaaaaattatttaaaatgaatcCAAAGTTACGATATTTTAAAGCGTATAGCAGTAAAATAACCGGGCGATGTTTACTGTATTTGCCGTTAGAAGCAATGGAAGAAATTGTCTTAGAATATTGTACCTGTCTTCAAGAACATCTGTTAGCACAAGTAAACTTCTcagtttgttttatttaccTCTTAACCGTTTGAGTCCCAGGGGTTATTGAAAAAACAGGGTCGAAAAATCCCGAATAGCGCGATAGCGCTTGCCATAATCTATTGCGAAGAAAAACAAGTGGCACAATAGCATTCGTCACATTTGTTACTTTATGAAatacatctatattattatatatgcgtactattagtttataaatatttcaagttttgttcaataaaaattattgagaagataacaatgaaatacaaaataccgtCAATCGTCCGTAGCGTTCAAATGTACTGGGACTTTTCGATACAAAATCTAAACAGCGCGATCACGCTGCTTGGGATTCGAACGgttaaaaattatgattttaaCAAACAATGTCTACTTTTCAGGCATTTGCGAAATTACAAAACTTGAAATCACTTACGATGAATAGATGTATTGATATATCTGGTAACGTTATCCAGGCTATCAGtacaaattgtacaaatttaaaaacattagAGATTTCCtgtatttcgtttttattacaatCGAACGACATGTTACATATTGCGCAATTGACTAATCTTGAAGTACTGAAAATCAGTATGAATGCATTAGTCACAGacgaatttttttctaatttggCATCAAAATGCCTGCAACTCAAATATCTAGACATTGCTGGTAAGTCAAAtatcatttgaaaataatttacatgtaatacacataattttttatctgttGCAGAATGTTTGCTCGTTACAGATATTAGTGTAGCCGCTGTAGCAGCTTTACCCAAATTAGAAGTATTAATAATCAACTATTTAGGATTAGTAAccgatataaatttacaagatACGTGCAACTTAAAACAGCTAGAGTGTCGAGCTTGCAAATTTACAGATAAAAcaatgattaattttcttgAATACGCGCCACAGTTGGAATTACTAGATCTATCAGGATGTCGGGATATTACGAATGAAACGCTAAAAGAAGCTGCCACGGTTACGGTTAATCGAACTAACAACaccattttgaaaatatttgtcggCGGAACTTCAGTAGATCTTAGTACATTTGATAAGGTATCGCCGTTTCTGCAAATAGTCAATATAGATCTATCTAATAAAGAATCCTAAGTAGAGGTGGAGAACTCTACCTCAATCTAAATCAAAATACTGTGTATTATAACGACGTGCTcaaattaatgttaataaaaacgaaatttattactttgCATTTAGtgagataaattaatattttcataaatatacgtatatattttatttctaatattcgGATTTCAATGCATAAAGAGCATGCTTCAATGTAggataaatttattctttgaaTAATTACAACATTTAGACAGTGAATCGATACAGCGGCAATTATTATGCACAAATTTGCAACAAGGAATatccatatatttttaataagtacCAGAAGTAATTATCCTTTTGACAATTAAAATTTGCTGTTCGGTGAATAGATTCTTTTTATGGTTGTATGTTAATAATAtcttacataattttcttaacaGGACTTATcgaaaaaagtttctttctgtTTACGATATATCACGAAATATAGTAAATAGGATTATGCACATTGTTATAGGacatataaacataatatGAAAGATCAGTTCTTGAGCGTCTTACGCTTAGGCACATAAGTGGATATTCCCACTGTGCTTGCAAACATCACAATACGCTCGTAGTACACtccgatatttttttaagcCAAATCGGAAAAAGGCTAACACCTAAACTGGCGATCGCACATGTAAAAAAGTAATGGCTAAGCAAACATGAATATCTATGGGGTTGATATACTATAACTAGAACCtccatacatatatataacgaatctttctcattattctcaattaataatttcattacgaTACTTTCGATAGGAAACAAAAAtcgtaacgtataacgtttacaTACAATAGAATAAGAATGCTTATAATATTGTTATACTATGTACATATAGACATTTTTTATCGGCACATTACAATGATAAGCGACTATGTCTACTGGATTGTACAATATTAAACATCTGTCTATTATTACGGACCAAATATTGTTCGACTAAGAGAAACAGCTGataatttgtaacaaaaaagaattattgatTTCTACATTTGTAGTACTTTGATTGAACGCTTTGTTTGAATAAAGGTTCAAGAAATTTCAAcctttttcaaattgttttcCTTAATCAtagatacaataaaaattattaacatctTTTAATTACATGTAATTGTTGAAGTTTGTGTAAATACGAAGGTAGCCAGACAGTGGCTTCGAATCTTTCAAACACAGTTCGCAAAAATTGCACAAGAAAGACTTGATTCACAGCTATACAATACATACAATCATGTATATTCATTATCATGTGAACACATGGACGTGCATCAAAGTTATGTTGTTAATTTCACCTATGAAGTGTAACGTCTCAGACCGCGATATATGTGAGAAAATACGATAAACgtacgtatttttaaaaagatatggGTCTAACATGCACTGTtaagagaaaagataaaatatttaaaaaggtatTTGTTTATCGTTTTCTAATATGTCTTCTTTATGGTTTGAAAGTTTCACATTAGTtgatgtttaataaaatagtatttcataattattgtAACCATATTATAcaacgattataataaatattatggttgatgatacaattattatataacggtattctAAATACATTaccattattattactattatcgTGAAACATTTAGAACTTTTCAAAACAATAGAAATACAAAAGTTTGTatcaatttattgaaatactattttatttaactataatttgaaattttgttcaatCGCGGACTGATGTTTCATGAAAGATATCATAGTATTCTCACAATGACTAAATAAAAGTTCTTTTTCAATGATGTGAATAATGCTCTACGAATGTCAGGTACAAATGTTATACTAGTAACTTGTTCTCTAGTTAACACTTCTCTCTTCAAATTATGTCTTCATAAATCCGATGCCCATATGTATCCTAATATCATCATAGGAAACACAACTTGCCCATGAGTGTACAATAAACGTTAAACTTATAAGGATAATTGTTTATCTTACATACTTTCAACAGAATCATAAGATAAAGGTACGAAATACCCGgaaaacgaaataaagatCAAGCACAGTGACGCGTTGCATGTAAATATgtcaatataatatttctgtaCTTCACGATAATCgtatatacattaaaaatgaTCATATTATTCAACCATGTTCTAACA includes the following:
- the LOC132906659 gene encoding uncharacterized protein LOC132906659 translates to MTDYIEEYLANVEETNISLFSLVTEDGVPIRKLFISNLAERTSFRDLIKLFSKYGNVESCFLRRNQGNSNYAFITFNSVEAAASARYDEGIRLHNRDLRVLAADSWHQPDSIENQCYNMKDKSKSNKISNEIVYNFDYIQDDITDTNIQTLNDDCLIHIFLQLPIIDRIRIERVCKRWKALSQESWSSVKRLDISMWSLSCLKRREISTCTIRKVLLRCGSYLNEINLSIVSYPLRQSTATIVAKLCPNLQKIDITGIVISASGINSLINNCHGITKFCLGPTTYVCDIDLQKLFKMNPKLRYFKAYSSKITGRCLLYLPLEAMEEIVLEYCTCLQEHLLAQAFAKLQNLKSLTMNRCIDISGNVIQAISTNCTNLKTLEISCISFLLQSNDMLHIAQLTNLEVLKISMNALVTDEFFSNLASKCLQLKYLDIAECLLVTDISVAAVAALPKLEVLIINYLGLVTDINLQDTCNLKQLECRACKFTDKTMINFLEYAPQLELLDLSGCRDITNETLKEAATVTVNRTNNTILKIFVGGTSVDLSTFDKVSPFLQIVNIDLSNKES